The Salvia miltiorrhiza cultivar Shanhuang (shh) chromosome 2, IMPLAD_Smil_shh, whole genome shotgun sequence DNA window ttatattaaaaataacaaataaattatttatcctaaaatctgaatttattcctaaatatagactttgaaaaataaaaaaatcataacattttttttattttattattaagtaACACTTACTccatataaaatctaaattagaaatctaaataccaaaaattaaatattaaaagtgaaaaaaaagaaaagaaaaaaggaatagattttatttaggaaatttagaaattaacccCCAAAGCTACAAGCCCTAGTTTTTGTTCGTCtgtctctcgactctctctcttccctctcgactccgccgccggcgccgctgccccgcGCCGGCCCGTCGCCGCCCACCCTCGCTGCTGCCTCGCGCCACTGCCGCCCACCCTCGCTGCGTCTCATCTCCtccccaaatctctctctctctctcaccgttcTCTCCTCTTCCTTCTCTCTTCTACCGCCTTACTCCCTTCAAACTAGGCGGTGGTCCTCGCCGCCGCATAGCTATTCGCGCCGCTGTCCTCGCCGCCATCCTCGCCGCTGAGGCCCCCTATCCCTTTCTCTTCCGCGAACTGCAGAGGTCTGAGCCGCCGCCGCTGATGAATCATTCTCTGAAACTCCGGCGCTGCTTCTGTAAAATCTGGCGACTGATTTTCACCGTTCTatccctctttttctctttgtGTCGGTTTCCCTCTCTAATCCCTCACTGGAAGCGCACAATTGAAGGAAAGAAGTCGAACCCTAGCTTTTCTGTCTGAAATCGCCGGTCGCCGCCCTGGCTTGATGCCGTCGCATCTCCCTTGGTCGGAGATTGCAACACAGCTAAAGTCCTTCCTCTGCTCACAGATCGAGCCCTAGTTTCTCTCAATCCAGCTCAGATAATTGTTGGTTCTATCACTCTTTGAGTTTTGGTTATTTGGAATCTGAGGTTGTGATTGTTGGTTTGGATGAACCCTAACTATGTGCGGTTATGATTATGAGTTATTTGCTGGTTTTCGATTGCTTGTTTGTATTGACATGCAACCCCTAGGATGAAACCTAAGTTTGGATGTGTTTGATGCAAACTGATTGTTGGTTAATTTGTCAATGATGCAATCTGATTGTTTCTTATTTGGATGCTGAGGCATTGTGATGCTTACTTGGGGTTATGATTGTGGGTTATTAGTTGGTTTTCGATTGCTTGTTTGTATTGACATGCAACCCCTAGGATGAAACCTAGGTTTGGATGTGTTTGATGCAAACTGATTGTTGGTTAATTTGTCAATGATGCAATCTTAATTAAGCTGAGACATTACATGAGTTTACATGCTAAACTACAGATCAATAAAAGGTGCTTTGTTGCTTATACTGGAGAACCCTTGGTAGATTCTTGTTGGTATGAGCCTTTAGCTCTCTTGGTAAACATAGTAGTATCCAGTCATTCGTTTAATAGCATATGTTGAGACCTTGAGATATTATTTCTACTTTGAGCATTTTGTTACTTGAATATCTTGTGCGATGTAGTGTTtgcatataaataaatacatctCTTAAAAACTTTTTACTCGTTAGGATTGGAAGTATGCATGGTTATACCCACCATTGTTTTTAAGTGACTTTTCTTTTTGTACTGTCATGTTGCATATGGAAACATTTTACGTACTTCATGGAGATTTCACCACCTCTACTTTCTTGGCTGATTGACACTACTTTTAAATATTTATCCACTTGAAGGGCTGGAAGATTTCTGATATGATGTTTGCAACAAGGGGTGGCTTAAATGATGCATGTTCTTCTATAGCTAAACAGCTTGATAATGTTTACTCCTCCATTTCGGTAAGCTTTTAAATTCTGAGTACTTTTCATTGTGGTGATGGCATAATGTTCCTCagtatttttatttgttattgcAATGTGATACTTAGTTTTCTTTGGTTTTTGATGAAGGACTGCATGTTGCAAGTATGATCTTTTACATAATTGaatcattcattcattcttGTCATGACTTGTTATGCATCGATACATCACTTAGACCAGGTACTGGGTGCAATTGCAGCATTTTGTTAACCCATGCATAAATCTATAAGCTTTATGTTCCTTATTTTTGTATTGCATGGCAAGTACTGCATTTGAGTGATTGCATATTTATGCGATTATTACTGTTCACGGCTGGTAATTTGTTGCTGATAATACAACAGCAACGAAAGAGGAGGTGAGGCAAAATGAGTAACTTGTTAGTGGCTCATGTTTGTCGCTTATTTTTCCTGAGCCTGTCAAGTTACTGACTGTAAAATTTGAACAGGTGTCTGTACTGCGAGGTGATATGACATCGATTAGTTTAGAAATCGAGGATGTTACTCGTACAATTCAGATGATGGTAACTAATCTCTCCCCTCCTCGTAACTTCAATTTGTCTCTTTTTGgatatttttctaatttagtgATGCTTTTTTATGGTTGATTGGTGGGTCAGAAACTAAAGTTTAAACACTTTCTTGTCATGATTCTAGGATTAACAGGATGGAAGTGAATCAGGTACTTTTTACTATGACCTCCAGCATTCCGTCTCCTAGTTGCATATAGTTGTTATTCTTCTTTCTAATGATAGTTAATTTTTTAACATTATGTAGGACGAACAGAACACTGGAGTGTGCTACTTGCTAGGCGTGAACTATGCAAGGGAGCTTGAAAAGAGTAAAAGCATGGAGCAAATTGAGGTAAGAATATAATCTTCCTATCTTTTCTATCTGAGACATTACATGAGTTTACATGCTAATCTATCAACCAGAGGTGACAAAACGGTCTTGGCATACAATTTGGACTTTAGCTCTGCTAATTCTCTCTGTCATTTATTGGCACCTTagcctttctttctttttgcagCCTTGCCAGCCTGTTGTTTCTCCCCCTCCTAGTGCGATTGCAGGTTGGATGTCAACTGCTAACCAGTCTATGCCTCATGCCGTTGTTGCTGCAGCTCCTCATGGCCTTGTTCAGGTAAATTGTGAGGCCAATATTCTTATTGTGCTTATTTGTGGAAAAATTCTGCAGTTGCTTACATCTGAGGAAGGGACAAAACTTCAGCTAGAAATAGCCGTATCAGCTTCTGATATTAAAGAAAAGTACAAGGTATGAGCCCTGATATCTTGTTGAAGCTCATGCTTCTTGCCAAGTGGTCCATGATTCTCTTTCTCGTTAGACCCAATGTTTCTAAGCACAAAATGTTCAAAATAGCTTAGCCAGTAGTTCTTTGCTTCGAAGTTTAAGTTACATGGCATTAGTAAAACTTGTTTGCCTTTCTAATTATACTTGTTGTTTGCTTTTTTCAGGACGAATGCAAACGAGTGTCAAAAGAGGAACAAGTTTTGAGATTAGATTTGTCAAATAAGTTTCAAGATGTTTTCTGATATATTGTAAAGCTCCTGCCCAGTTACGAGTATTTTGTGATCTGGagataatgtatgaatattttggatgttatataatatatgttacCGATGTCAatgtcattttgttgttttagaattattaatttaattttcgaGACAAATAAcaggaaaattttaaaaaatatattacagttataaaaggtgcaaaaaacagttataaaaagtgcaaaaaatcgttatgtatttctatcaaagataacggttaaaatcgttataaaaagtgcaaaaaaccgttataaaaagtgcaaaaaatcgttatgtatttctatcaaagataacggttaaaaccgttataaaaagtgcaaaaaactgttaactatgattaaaaaaaataaaaaaaattctaatacataacggaaaaatcctcatacataacggtataaaccgttatgtataatcattatagataacggtttcataccgttatgtatgagcgtctcttaccgttatctattctcacatacataacggttttttaaccgttgtctatgatacgtatcatagataacaccactatacacaacggtttttttgctcatagataacggataaaatccgttatctatgagcgtttttctagtagtgttaAATGGTTTGATTTAGGGATTATTTATCCGATTTCTGATAGTGCATGGGTCAGTCCTGTTCATGTGGTTCCTAAGAAGTCTGGTTTTCAATTGGTCAAGaatgagaataatgagttgATTCCCATGAGGTTGCAAACTGGTTGGCGCATGTGCATTGATTTTAGGAAGTTGAATGATGCCACTAGGAAGGATCATTTTCCATTACCTTTCATTGATGAGATGCTTGAGCGATTAGCTGGTAAggaattcttttgttttcttgatggctactctggatattttcaaatttttgtagcTCAGGAAGATCAAGAGAAAACCACTTTTACTTGTGCTTTTGGCACTTTTGCATGGCGTCGTATGCCGTTTGGATTATGTAATGCTCCTGGTACTTTTCAGCGTTGTATGATGAGC harbors:
- the LOC131012954 gene encoding uncharacterized protein LOC131012954 → MEVNQDEQNTGVCYLLGVNYARELEKSKSMEQIEPCQPVVSPPPSAIAGWMSTANQSMPHAVVAAAPHGLVQVNCEANILIVLICGKILQLLTSEEGTKLQLEIAVSASDIKEKYKDECKRVSKEEQVLRLDLSNKFQDVF